A single window of Butyricicoccus intestinisimiae DNA harbors:
- a CDS encoding BglG family transcription antiterminator codes for MELSQRAKQLSILLLEQPAGCPLTLAELSEQMHLSKRTIQRALPEVRDWMKARNCLMQSRAGSGIFLESSEKAKRDLLLELQGNVHGQESLSQQAELLELLLDAKRVLSIEQISERLFCSRDAVEKQLPWVRNWLARYQITLHVQTGVGLYIESTEKNWRRARIEHIAAFHADAVMIYFSAPERNEPPMLFRVLSREEQLSLLSILRRAQSYQEICLTDEGFLRVYLCAGLMLRRIRQGYPLQLEREELERLQRLPEYAMAEHVTDMLREHSEIAPDAAEIGFLAMYFANSDTMPKQNLAASATGELHRLYLAQRIIGAAQRELQLHFEADEQLLEGLYSHLQATCSRLRLGSPIENPLTQEMIELYPTLYAAADNACAVLKEILEIDSVPPEECAYIAMHLGAAMERMQEKSQNISAVVVCPVGMSGASHLAAEITRRFPRIAVHRIVSAIDIDTRQLRREGIDLIVSTIDLSLSYPVVRVSTLLNRRDFTRIDAALTMAIQRKQEIRAAQHPMAQRKDAAFIARFSDEMLRLTEEIPWHQIPSIQHVEELAYYAARMMISDDIAANQLEQQLVHQVHQADSYLQPYRRLFLCCQSEYVKHCCMGYLQVNMPYAWNGQDAVEGCLVLLVPEKDATGAAAYLMHRACAALLRGREYLQDMQRGEKSAFAQRLERDLLQCYANIVRQHLPE; via the coding sequence ATGGAGCTGTCACAGCGAGCGAAACAATTGAGCATTCTGCTGCTGGAACAGCCGGCAGGATGCCCGCTCACATTGGCGGAATTGTCCGAACAAATGCATTTGAGCAAGCGAACCATCCAGCGAGCGCTTCCGGAAGTGCGCGACTGGATGAAAGCGCGGAATTGTCTCATGCAGTCCCGCGCGGGCAGCGGTATTTTTCTGGAATCGAGTGAGAAGGCCAAGCGCGATCTGTTGTTGGAACTGCAGGGAAATGTGCACGGACAGGAAAGCCTGTCGCAGCAAGCGGAACTGTTGGAGCTGCTGCTCGATGCAAAACGGGTGTTGTCCATCGAACAGATCAGCGAGCGGCTGTTTTGTTCCAGAGATGCCGTGGAGAAGCAGCTGCCATGGGTGCGGAATTGGCTGGCACGGTATCAAATCACGCTGCATGTACAAACCGGTGTAGGCTTATATATTGAAAGCACAGAGAAAAATTGGCGGCGCGCGCGCATCGAACACATTGCGGCGTTTCATGCAGATGCAGTGATGATCTATTTCTCTGCGCCGGAGCGCAATGAGCCGCCGATGCTGTTTCGTGTTCTTTCGCGGGAAGAACAGCTCAGCCTGCTGTCTATTTTGCGACGGGCGCAAAGCTATCAGGAGATTTGCCTGACAGACGAAGGCTTTCTGCGCGTATATCTGTGTGCGGGGCTGATGCTTCGGCGCATTCGTCAGGGGTATCCGCTGCAGTTGGAGCGGGAAGAACTGGAACGACTGCAACGGCTTCCGGAATATGCTATGGCGGAGCATGTGACGGATATGCTGCGGGAACACAGTGAGATTGCACCGGATGCCGCGGAAATCGGATTTTTGGCCATGTATTTTGCAAACAGCGACACCATGCCGAAACAAAATCTCGCTGCATCAGCGACGGGAGAGCTGCACCGGCTGTATTTGGCGCAGCGCATCATCGGTGCGGCACAGCGCGAATTGCAGCTGCATTTTGAGGCGGATGAACAGCTGTTAGAAGGACTTTACAGCCATTTGCAAGCGACATGCAGCCGTCTGCGGCTGGGAAGTCCGATTGAAAACCCGCTGACGCAGGAAATGATAGAGCTGTATCCTACTTTATATGCAGCGGCAGACAATGCTTGCGCGGTATTGAAGGAAATTTTAGAGATAGACAGCGTTCCGCCGGAAGAATGTGCGTATATTGCGATGCATTTGGGCGCGGCCATGGAGCGGATGCAGGAGAAATCGCAAAATATCTCCGCCGTGGTCGTGTGTCCGGTCGGCATGAGCGGCGCCAGTCACTTGGCGGCAGAAATTACGCGCCGATTTCCTCGGATTGCTGTGCACCGTATCGTCAGCGCGATCGACATTGACACACGGCAGCTGCGGCGTGAAGGCATTGACTTGATTGTTTCCACCATTGATTTGTCACTTTCGTATCCGGTGGTGCGTGTCAGTACGCTGCTCAATCGGCGGGATTTTACCCGCATTGATGCGGCGCTGACGATGGCGATTCAGCGAAAGCAGGAGATACGGGCGGCGCAGCATCCCATGGCGCAGCGGAAAGATGCGGCATTTATTGCACGATTCAGTGATGAAATGCTGCGCCTGACGGAAGAAATTCCGTGGCATCAAATTCCAAGCATCCAGCATGTGGAGGAGTTGGCGTATTATGCTGCGCGCATGATGATTTCGGACGATATTGCGGCAAATCAGCTGGAGCAGCAGCTTGTGCATCAGGTGCATCAGGCGGACAGCTATTTGCAGCCGTATCGAAGGTTGTTTCTCTGCTGTCAGTCGGAATATGTCAAACACTGCTGCATGGGATACTTACAGGTAAACATGCCGTATGCGTGGAACGGGCAGGATGCTGTCGAAGGCTGTCTTGTGCTGCTCGTGCCGGAGAAGGATGCAACGGGCGCGGCGGCGTATCTGATGCACAGAGCGTGTGCGGCATTGCTGCGCGGCAGAGAATATTTGCAGGACATGCAGCGTGGAGAAAAATCGGCGTTTGCACAGCGTCTGGAGCGCGATTTGCTGCAATGCTATGCCAATATTGTGCGGCAGCATTTGCCGGAATAG